The Cryptomeria japonica chromosome 2, Sugi_1.0, whole genome shotgun sequence region CGGCAAATACCCTTTTGAACAGAGACCGAACAGAGTGCCCTGCTGTTAAGCATTTGAAGAGACCGGCTAAAATCGCAGACAGAAAAGATTCGGAAAAGAAATTCAAGAGATTAAATTTGGACAAAGATTTTGATTGGGTGAGGTCTCTCAGATCAGGATCGCCAAGCCGCCATGAATTCAAGGCCAATTACACCATTGCAGCACCGGAAAGAGCCCGAAAATGTCGATCTGTCATGGCAACCAGAGGACGAGAAATGTCTGGTTCATGCAATCAGCCTCCTTTTAGAGGCCGCCATGAAAGTAAGAGCTGGGTTTTCAACGAAGATGTGAAGGCAATTCCTGTGCCTTTCAAAGGAAAGGGGAAATTGAATGCAAAGGCCATTCCATAGGAAGATTGAACTGGATGGAGCGTAAAGAAGAAATATGTTCAACTCATTTTGAAACACCATCTCAATGTCTAAGAAAGCaattagtaatttttttttattttacccCCCATACTCGAATAAGAGTAATAGGTGTGAAGAAGGGAAAATGTGATGAATTTACATgtaattcttttaatttttttatataataatattttgaatTGTGTCGTTAGAGGTATGTTTTGATGGTTAAATTGTGGTGATGAAAAGATGGTAGTGAAGGTTGGGATCGTTTTGTGGACAATTTATATTCTATTGATGTATGGGGCAAGTCGGATGAGTAGGACCCACCCCCTCTTCCTATTGCGTGCATTGATTAGAAGTCATTTATAATTATGTTGTTGTTTTCTATTATGGACTATAGTTCCATTTGGACTCTTGAGTTGTCACTCTAGGACacgtgtaggggaaaaagtgagactaagcaaacaagtCATAATCCCACTCTCATATACACACTATGGAATACGAAAGACCCTAGGGAGGTAaaacactttggctacttcttgtgaggaagagagagccaatgATTACCTCTTagagtttctattcctttgttgcaaatgaggaGTAGAAGTGATGCAAAGTGTAGATTTGAATGatcaacctagaatgcaagtatacaCAAGCAACCCTAATCTGAAAATGCAGAACTGAAACTAACTGATGCAACATGCAGCTGAAAAGTACAGATTAGGAAGTGAGTTCAGAGGTGCACCTACGCCAGAAATCTGAGCCAAAATGTCTggaacaggggtgccacgcccttgtcttgATTTTGCAAATAAGAGGCTGCAACTGACAGACTGGAATATGAAGGTTCTAAATTGTTGCTATGACAAAATCCACCTCAaactaggaggaccagggcgccatgcccctgtcccaaTGATTTCTGCTCAAATTTGATCCTCGGGACTGTGTCTGTGTGCTTTGTCGGACCTAAAATTTGCATTGACGATCAGAtcttgtacatgcacttgtgattgaaaatagggttttgggtggctatatggggttttgccttagtcaaacccctgttttggtgatttccacctcaacaaatagctgatttgtatagtaaaatagtgtgtgtaggaatcttgtgtgtgtgcaagaccctaaaatgatgaatgcaaacaatctagagtaaccctatgctttaaagagtaaaccctaaatgcttgtaattgacaaagtaaatgctctaaatcaatgatgctaagTGATCTAAAGCAGAAATGTAAATctgcaaattgatgtaatgaagctcatacaaagacatgaaaacaacatgaaatcatacccaaccccaagggaggggtacaaaccaatcttcagtcga contains the following coding sequences:
- the LOC131051894 gene encoding uncharacterized protein LOC131051894, which gives rise to MAMCEEEVKIRAELEKEIEKDLEEEMKENISRLTRKLAQLHAHQESQTEVFHTTGKSANTLLNRDRTECPAVKHLKRPAKIADRKDSEKKFKRLNLDKDFDWVRSLRSGSPSRHEFKANYTIAAPERARKCRSVMATRGREMSGSCNQPPFRGRHESKSWVFNEDVKAIPVPFKGKGKLNAKAIP